One genomic segment of Drosophila melanogaster chromosome 3R includes these proteins:
- the CheB93a gene encoding chemosensory protein B 93a gives MGCETSVLCTLLIFFQIIGRSFEMSHDFVPIKDDLLSKCEDKPEMGYLDAFVDLSNFSRKRGPGGVNISGNITTIWDVDPSDVVEIDVSILKFEGDKWIPTIIKGNVKDFCKSFYDKNTLYYSYSTKHVVNKKEAKEKCITTPGAILLWEPYLLKISFSYAVPLNVGRHKAVLIFTAIDKAGVKRDRDICMEIVGDIVNA, from the exons atggGGTGCGAAACTTCAGTATTATGCACGTTGCTGATTTTCTTCCAAATTATTGGTCGGTCATTTGAAATGAGCCACGATTTTGTGCCCATTAAAGATGATTTACTAAGTAAGTGCGAGGATAAGCCAGAAATGGGCTATTTGGATGCATTCGTGGATTTATCCAACTTCAGTCGCAAACGAGGTCCTGGTGGAGTTAATATATCAGGAAACATAACAACAATATGGGATGTGGATCCATCGGATGTCGTCGAG ATTGATGTTAGCATACTGAAGTTTGAAGGAGATAAGTGGATACCAACAATAATTAAAGGGAATGTTAAGGACTTTTGCAAGTCCTTTTACGACAAGAACACTCTTTATTACTCCTATTCGACAAAACACGTGGTTAACAAGAAGGAAGCGAAGGAAAAATGCATTACCACTCCAGGA GCAATTTTGCTGTGGGAGCCCTATCTCCTGAAAATATCATTCAGCTATGCAGTTCCCCTGAATGTGGGGCGGCACAAGGCCGTTCTTATATTTACTGCCATTGACAAAGCCGGAGTTAAGCGTGATAGGGACATTTGCATGGAAATCGTCGGTGACATTGTAAATGCCTAA
- the CheB93b gene encoding chemosensory protein B 93b, with protein MDRQQVTLLNILISLTLQIISPSFALNHFFIPEREELFSECLDKPGFSYVNELADLSRFNRKKDADGAMNISGNITMLWDVEPSNRVAVEVNIEKFEGGTWNPTLFKGGDKDFCKNFYDKNTIYYPFSTKHVINKQQVKDKCITTPGTVLVLEPFILKILINFAVPLSPGIHKAVIIFSAFDKSGVKRPRDTCIEIVGEIVNI; from the exons ATGGACCGGCAACAAGTTACACTGCTGAATATCCTTATATCCCTAACATTGCAAATAATAAGCCCTTCATTTGCATTAAATCACTTTTTTATTCCTGAAAGGGAAGAGCTGTTTAGTGAGTGCCTCGACAAGCCAGGATTTTCTTACGTGAATGAGTTGGCTGATCTTTCCCGATTTAACCGTAAAAAAGATGCAGATGGGGCCATGAATATATCTGGAAACATAACCATGTTATGGGACGTCGAACCTTCAAATCGCGTCGCG GTTGAAGTAAACATAGAAAAATTTGAAGGAGGTACTTGGAATCCAACATTATTCAAAGGAGGTGATAAGGATTTCTGCAAGAACTTCTATGATAAGAACACCATTTATTATCCTTTCTCGACAAAACACGTAATCAACAAGCAGCAAGTTAAGGACAAATGCATTACAACTCCGGGA ACAGTTTTAGTCCTGGAACCATTTATCCTGAAGATATTAATCAATTTCGCAGTGCCTCTAAGCCCAGGAATTCACAAGGCTGTCATTATATTTTCTGCATTCGACAAATCTGGTGTTAAGCGTCCACGGGACACTTGCATTGAAATTGTTGGCGAAATAGTGAATATCtga
- the lbl gene encoding ladybird late, isoform C, which translates to MPQRTPSPANSDVSVGSPSPPPLRSLNMKRLRLLRSPISLEHDRQKSSPVRVKSFSIADILGRGHEEDRVEKKPERIAIPNALPGVPAPLALINERLQIPLVPNCPPPAALHTFLSPALLHSYEQRLAWDYQRQLQEHFQAQAQLLRQMTLNPAIIASEDGSSERSQRSSSSNGSTECCSPTQAEKVEKRSQEDRMEVPKKSPEEQPKGASKSSGDTPLDALFQLSTKNFDEEQDPATLNIFATRSNPKKKRKSRTAFTNQQIFELEKRFLYQKYLSPADRDEIAGGLGLSNAQVITWFQNRRAKLKRDMEELKKDVQCEKIPDQSADPNRSHHNHPHYHQQHQHYAHMQSIGSDRDMDKDRCREKEKDKDKEELRMLKLMTLMRYSDGKLLYQQPPASYLPIPHRQNAD; encoded by the exons ATGCCGCAAAGAACTCCCAGTCCCGCTAACTCTGATGTTTCGGTGGGTTCGCCCAGTCCACCGCCTCTGAGATCGTTGAATATGAAACGATTGCGGCTTTTGAGGAGTCCTATTAGCCTGGAACATGACCGCCAAAAGTCATCACCCGTCAGGGTCAAGAGCTTTTCCATTGCCGATATCCTGGGGCGAGGGCATGAAGAGGATCGTGTGGAGAAGAAGCCGGAGAGAATTGCCATTCCCAATGCTTTACCAGGAGTACCTGCTCCATTGGCTCTGATCAACGAAAGATTGCAAATACCCTTGGTGCCGAATTGCCCTCCGCCGGCTGCACTACATACATTTTTATCGCCCGCTTTGCTCCACAGCTATGAGCAGCGACTGGCCTGGGACTACCAGCGCCAGCTCCAGGAGCACTTCCAGGCACAGGCGCAACTCCTCCGGCAGATGACCCTGAATCCCGCGATCATTGCCTCCGAGGACGGCAGTTCAGAGCGTTCCCAGCGATCAAGCAGCAGCAATGGCAGCACCGAATGCTGCAGTCCCACCCAGGcggaaaaagtggaaaaacgTTCCCAAGAGGACAGAATGGAGGTTCCTAAGAAGTCGCCCGAGGAACAACCAAAGGGGGCCAGCAAATCAAGTGGAGACACTCCCTTGGATGCCCTCTTCCAGCTGTCCACCAAAAACTTTGACGAAGAGCAGG ATCCCGCCACGTTGAACATATTTGCCACGCGTTCCAATCCCAAGAAGAAACGCAAGTCCCGCACCGCATTCACCAACCAGCAGATCTTCGAGCTGGAGAAGCGCTTCCTCTACCAAAAATACCTATCGCCAGCGGATCGCGACGAAATCGCCGGCGGCTTGGGCCTCTCCAACGCACAG GTCATCACTTGGTTCCAAAACCGAAGGGCCAAACTTAAGCGTGACATGGAGGAGCTGAAGAAGGACGTGCAGTGCGAGAAAAT ACCCGACCAGTCAGCAGATCCCAATCGCTCGCACCACAACCACCCACATTaccaccagcaacaccagcactaCGCACACATGCAGAGCATAGGATCGGATAGGGATATGGATAAGGATAGGTGTcgggagaaggagaaggataAGGACAAAGAGGAGCTGCGCATGCTAAAGCTCATGACCCTGATGCGCTATTCCGATGGCAAGTTGCTATATCAGCAGCCACCGGCATCGTATTTGCCCATTCCCCACAGGCAAAACGCTGATTAG
- the lbl gene encoding ladybird late, isoform A produces the protein MPQRTPSPANSDVSVGSPSPPPLRSLNMKRLRLLRSPISLEHDRQKSSPVRVKSFSIADILGRGHEEDRVEKKPERIAIPNALPGVPAPLALINERLQIPLVPNCPPPAALHTFLSPALLHSYEQRLAWDYQRQLQEHFQAQAQLLRQMTLNPAIIASEDGSSERSQRSSSSNGSTECCSPTQAEKVEKRSQEDRMEVPKKSPEEQPKGASKSSGDTPLDALFQLSTKNFDEEQDPATLNIFATRSNPKKKRKSRTAFTNQQIFELEKRFLYQKYLSPADRDEIAGGLGLSNAQVITWFQNRRAKLKRDMEELKKDVQCEKMSANQSFLKNVNDLTILKTRPVSRSQSLAPQPPTLPPATPALRTHAEHRIG, from the exons ATGCCGCAAAGAACTCCCAGTCCCGCTAACTCTGATGTTTCGGTGGGTTCGCCCAGTCCACCGCCTCTGAGATCGTTGAATATGAAACGATTGCGGCTTTTGAGGAGTCCTATTAGCCTGGAACATGACCGCCAAAAGTCATCACCCGTCAGGGTCAAGAGCTTTTCCATTGCCGATATCCTGGGGCGAGGGCATGAAGAGGATCGTGTGGAGAAGAAGCCGGAGAGAATTGCCATTCCCAATGCTTTACCAGGAGTACCTGCTCCATTGGCTCTGATCAACGAAAGATTGCAAATACCCTTGGTGCCGAATTGCCCTCCGCCGGCTGCACTACATACATTTTTATCGCCCGCTTTGCTCCACAGCTATGAGCAGCGACTGGCCTGGGACTACCAGCGCCAGCTCCAGGAGCACTTCCAGGCACAGGCGCAACTCCTCCGGCAGATGACCCTGAATCCCGCGATCATTGCCTCCGAGGACGGCAGTTCAGAGCGTTCCCAGCGATCAAGCAGCAGCAATGGCAGCACCGAATGCTGCAGTCCCACCCAGGcggaaaaagtggaaaaacgTTCCCAAGAGGACAGAATGGAGGTTCCTAAGAAGTCGCCCGAGGAACAACCAAAGGGGGCCAGCAAATCAAGTGGAGACACTCCCTTGGATGCCCTCTTCCAGCTGTCCACCAAAAACTTTGACGAAGAGCAGG ATCCCGCCACGTTGAACATATTTGCCACGCGTTCCAATCCCAAGAAGAAACGCAAGTCCCGCACCGCATTCACCAACCAGCAGATCTTCGAGCTGGAGAAGCGCTTCCTCTACCAAAAATACCTATCGCCAGCGGATCGCGACGAAATCGCCGGCGGCTTGGGCCTCTCCAACGCACAG GTCATCACTTGGTTCCAAAACCGAAGGGCCAAACTTAAGCGTGACATGGAGGAGCTGAAGAAGGACGTGCAGTGCGAGAAAATGTCAGCGAACCAAAGCTTTTTAAAGAACGTTAATGACTTGACTATTTTAAAGACCCGACCAGTCAGCAGATCCCAATCGCTCGCACCACAACCACCCACATTaccaccagcaacaccagcactaCGCACACATGCAGAGCATAGGATCGGATAG
- the lbl gene encoding ladybird late, isoform B → MPQRTPSPANSDVSVGSPSPPPLRSLNMKRLRLLRSPISLEHDRQKSSPVRVKSFSIADILGRGHEEDRVEKKPERIAIPNALPGVPAPLALINERLQIPLVPNCPPPAALHTFLSPALLHSYEQRLAWDYQRQLQEHFQAQAQLLRQMTLNPAIIASEDGSSERSQRSSSSNGSTECCSPTQAEKVEKRSQEDRMEVPKKSPEEQPKGASKSSGDTPLDALFQLSTKNFDEEQVSTSKRHSALRWNIFETSPKSKGTKGITNAGMNGKLSDLEKQAQVGVIVDVDVAIYTQHD, encoded by the exons ATGCCGCAAAGAACTCCCAGTCCCGCTAACTCTGATGTTTCGGTGGGTTCGCCCAGTCCACCGCCTCTGAGATCGTTGAATATGAAACGATTGCGGCTTTTGAGGAGTCCTATTAGCCTGGAACATGACCGCCAAAAGTCATCACCCGTCAGGGTCAAGAGCTTTTCCATTGCCGATATCCTGGGGCGAGGGCATGAAGAGGATCGTGTGGAGAAGAAGCCGGAGAGAATTGCCATTCCCAATGCTTTACCAGGAGTACCTGCTCCATTGGCTCTGATCAACGAAAGATTGCAAATACCCTTGGTGCCGAATTGCCCTCCGCCGGCTGCACTACATACATTTTTATCGCCCGCTTTGCTCCACAGCTATGAGCAGCGACTGGCCTGGGACTACCAGCGCCAGCTCCAGGAGCACTTCCAGGCACAGGCGCAACTCCTCCGGCAGATGACCCTGAATCCCGCGATCATTGCCTCCGAGGACGGCAGTTCAGAGCGTTCCCAGCGATCAAGCAGCAGCAATGGCAGCACCGAATGCTGCAGTCCCACCCAGGcggaaaaagtggaaaaacgTTCCCAAGAGGACAGAATGGAGGTTCCTAAGAAGTCGCCCGAGGAACAACCAAAGGGGGCCAGCAAATCAAGTGGAGACACTCCCTTGGATGCCCTCTTCCAGCTGTCCACCAAAAACTTTGACGAAGAGCAGG TCAGTACATCAAAGAGGCATTCAGCCCTTCGCTGGAACATATTCGAGACTTCGCCCAAATCCAAAGGGACGAAGGGCATAACGAATGCGGGAATGAATGGAAAACTCAGTGATTTGGAAAAACAAGCACAAGTTGGTGTTattgtggatgtggatgttgCTATTTACACGCAACACGACTGA